A window from Citrus sinensis cultivar Valencia sweet orange chromosome 3, DVS_A1.0, whole genome shotgun sequence encodes these proteins:
- the LOC102611993 gene encoding protein MIS12 homolog encodes MEGSESEAVFNSLNLNPQLFINETLNTVDDLVDEAFNFYLQQASTLLKTEDTDKSQDLSKGVAYIRNLIQLALDKRLSVWEKYCLHHCFSVPEGFSLPKSNELPCESSLCQDAFNDSDLDVQMDSLRDKLAAVGKESSELSRELQALEKQSSATDHSAGLVSEALQLYDQNSVHDLFQEMVKTASDLHMKMHNLKTKRMNDMQHIKVERVNNADRDFCSMNRGKGLYNANLEGIQDCLAELKNM; translated from the exons ATGGAAGGAAGCGAAAGTGAGGCCGTATTCAATTCTCTAAACCTAAACCCACAACTTTTCATCAACGAAACTCTCAACACCGTCGACGATTTGGTCGACGAAGCTTTCAATTTCTATCTCCa ACAGGCATCGACCCTTTTGAAAACCGAGGACACGGATAAGTCTCAAGATCTAAGCAAG GGTGTTGCCTATATCCGCAATTTGATTCAGTTGGCTTTGGATAAGCGACTCAGTGTGTGGGAGAAGTATTGCCTTCATCACTGTTTTTCTGTTCCTGAAGGCTTTTCTTTACCCAAAAGT AATGAATTACCATGTGAAAGCTCACTCTGCCAAGATGCATTTAATGATTCAGATCTTGATGTGCAAATGGATTCCTTGAGGGATAAGCTTGCTGCG GTTGGTAAGGAGTCCTCTGAGCTCAGTCGAGAGCTTCAAGCATTAGAAAAGCAGTCTTCTGCAACTGATCACTCTGCTGGACTTGTTAGTGAGGCATTACAATTATATGATCAAAATTCTGTGCATGACCTGTTCCAAG AGATGGTAAAAACTGCATCAGACctgcatatgaaaatgcacAACCTGAAGACGAAAAGGATGAATGATATGCAGCATATTAAAGTGGAGAGGGTTAACAATGCAGATAGAGATTTTTGTAGTATGAACCGTGGCAAAG GCCTCTACAATGCAAATTTGGAAGGCATCCAAGACTGTTTAGCTGAATTAAAGAATATGTGA
- the LOC102611702 gene encoding protein STRICTOSIDINE SYNTHASE-LIKE 12-like yields MVFSIPTFTKILFPPKAFGGESIAFEPVGGAFYTGVADGRILKYQAPDGFTDFAFTTPTRSKAVCDGTTNLDLGPICGRTFGLALHYATRQLYIADAYSGLLVDGPNGRLATQLATGAEGQAFHFLDGLDVDQGTGIVYFTDASGAYDFRTIVKLNITNDSTGRLLSYNPRSSQVTVLLRNLTGPVGVAISVDSSFLLVSEFTENRTLKYWLRGPRANSFDIINFQAKPDNIKRNPGLLQTFWEAAIITRQPAGTPVPIGQRISAFGAVLDTISFEAQYGTTPISEVQPFGGALYISSRSTDFVGVLRP; encoded by the exons ATGGTTTTTTCTATCCCAACGTTCACCAAGATCCTGTTTCCACCAAAAGCCTTTGGTGGAGAATCCATTGCCTTTGAGCCAGTTGGTGGAGCATTCTATACTGGAGTTGCTGACGGTAGAATTCTCAAATACCAGGCCCCAGATGGTTTCACTGATTTCGCCTTCACCACACCAACAAG GTCAAAGGCAGTATGTGATGGCACCACAAATTTAGATTTGGGACCAATCTGTGGGAGGACATTTGGTTTAGCATTGCACTATGCAACAAGACAGCTCTACATCGCCGATGCTTATTCTGGCCTTCTGGTAGATGGGCCTAATGGAAGACTTGCCACCCAACTTGCGACCGGTGCAGAAGGACAAGCTTTCCACTTCTTGGACGGTTTGGATGTTGACCAGGGCACTGGAATTGTCTATTTTACAGATGCTAGCGGTGCCTACGATTTCAG GACTATTGTAAAGCTGAATATAACAAATGACTCCACTGGAAGATTACTATCGTATAACCCAAGAAGCAGTCAAGTTACAGTATTGCTAAGGAATCTCACCGGGCCAGTAGGGGTTGCAATTAGTGTAGACAGCTCGTTTCTTCTTGTATCAGAGTTCACTGAAAATAGGACTTTGAAATATTGGCTAAGAGGTCCCAGAGCTAACTCATTCGATATCATAAACTTCCAGGCAAAGCCAGACAATATCAAGAGAAACCCAGGCTTGTTACAGACATTTTGGGAGGCAGCAATCATTACAAGACAACCTGCAGGAACACCTGTGCCGATAGGTCAAAGGATCAGTGCATTTGGTGCTGTCCTGGATACGATAAGTTTCGAGGCACAGTACGGCACGACTCCAATCAGTGAAGTTCAACCGTTTGGTGGTGCATTATACATATCTTCACGATCAACAGATTTTGTTGGTGTTCTCAGGCCTTGA
- the LOC102612287 gene encoding plant cysteine oxidase 3 isoform X1, with product MLWKLQKASDKVRLFLQNKPFSTAWLQFQFQRHFHMERKNSSKVQGLYDFCKKTFTPSGTPPPSSQAVRDLCSLLDTVGPADVGLEEQSSDDDRGLGFSGLYGLNRVARWAQPITYLDIYECDSFTMCIFCFPTSAVIPLHDHPGMTVFSKVLYGSMHVKAYDWVEPARFQETKGPGYRPVRLAKLATDKILTPQYGTSILYPKSGGNMHCFTAVTPCAVLDILTPPYNEDAGRKCTYYVDYPFSTFSAVNGADNEKEEYAWLSEIDTPDDLHMRPGVYAGPAIQV from the exons ATGTTGTGGAAATTGCAAAAAGCATCAGATAAGGTGAGGCTATTTTTGCAGAACAAACCATTTTCGACAGCATGGTTGCAGTTTCAGTTCCAGAGGCACTTCCATATGGAGAGGAAGAATTCGTCAAAAGTTCAGGGTTTGTACGATTTCTGTAAAAAGACCTTTACGCCCTCAGGGACACCGCCTCCCTCTTCTCAAGCTGTACGCGATCTCTGCTCTCTCTTGG ATACAGTTGGCCCTGCTGATGTGGGGCTCGAGGAACAAAGTTCAGATGATGATCGAGGGCTTGGTTTTTCTGGCCTTTATGGACTCAATAGGGTAGCTCGATGGGCTCAACCAATTACATATTTGGATATTTATGAGTGTGATAGTTTTACG ATGTGCATATTCTGCTTTCCAACATCCGCGGTTATTCCACTTCATGACCATCCTGGCATGACTGTGTTTAGCAAAGTTCTCTATGGGTCTATGCATGTAAAAGCCTATGACTGGGTTGAGCCTGCACGTTTCCAAGAGACCAAGGGACCAGGTTATCGTCCAG TGAGGTTGGCAAAGTTGGCcactgataaaattttaaccccACAATATGGGACATCCATTTTATACCCAAAGAGTGGGGGAAATATGCATTGTTTTACTGCAGTCACCCCCTGTGCTGTACTTGACATTCTCACACCTCCTTATAATGAAGACGCTGGCAGAAAGTGTACTTACTACGTAGACTACCCTTTTTCTACCTTCT CCGCAGTAAATGGAGCTGATAATGAAAAGGAGGAATATGCATGGCTTTCTGAGATAGATACACCAGATGATCTCCACATGCGCCCCGGAGTGTATGCCGGCCCAGCTATTCAGGTCTAG
- the LOC102612287 gene encoding plant cysteine oxidase 3 isoform X2: MLWKLQKASDKVRLFLQNKPFSTAWLQFQFQRHFHMERKNSSKVQGLYDFCKKTFTPSGTPPPSSQAVRDLCSLLVGPADVGLEEQSSDDDRGLGFSGLYGLNRVARWAQPITYLDIYECDSFTMCIFCFPTSAVIPLHDHPGMTVFSKVLYGSMHVKAYDWVEPARFQETKGPGYRPVRLAKLATDKILTPQYGTSILYPKSGGNMHCFTAVTPCAVLDILTPPYNEDAGRKCTYYVDYPFSTFSAVNGADNEKEEYAWLSEIDTPDDLHMRPGVYAGPAIQV; the protein is encoded by the exons ATGTTGTGGAAATTGCAAAAAGCATCAGATAAGGTGAGGCTATTTTTGCAGAACAAACCATTTTCGACAGCATGGTTGCAGTTTCAGTTCCAGAGGCACTTCCATATGGAGAGGAAGAATTCGTCAAAAGTTCAGGGTTTGTACGATTTCTGTAAAAAGACCTTTACGCCCTCAGGGACACCGCCTCCCTCTTCTCAAGCTGTACGCGATCTCTGCTCTCTCTTGG TTGGCCCTGCTGATGTGGGGCTCGAGGAACAAAGTTCAGATGATGATCGAGGGCTTGGTTTTTCTGGCCTTTATGGACTCAATAGGGTAGCTCGATGGGCTCAACCAATTACATATTTGGATATTTATGAGTGTGATAGTTTTACG ATGTGCATATTCTGCTTTCCAACATCCGCGGTTATTCCACTTCATGACCATCCTGGCATGACTGTGTTTAGCAAAGTTCTCTATGGGTCTATGCATGTAAAAGCCTATGACTGGGTTGAGCCTGCACGTTTCCAAGAGACCAAGGGACCAGGTTATCGTCCAG TGAGGTTGGCAAAGTTGGCcactgataaaattttaaccccACAATATGGGACATCCATTTTATACCCAAAGAGTGGGGGAAATATGCATTGTTTTACTGCAGTCACCCCCTGTGCTGTACTTGACATTCTCACACCTCCTTATAATGAAGACGCTGGCAGAAAGTGTACTTACTACGTAGACTACCCTTTTTCTACCTTCT CCGCAGTAAATGGAGCTGATAATGAAAAGGAGGAATATGCATGGCTTTCTGAGATAGATACACCAGATGATCTCCACATGCGCCCCGGAGTGTATGCCGGCCCAGCTATTCAGGTCTAG